The following proteins are encoded in a genomic region of Candidatus Hydrogenedentota bacterium:
- a CDS encoding family 14 glycosylhydrolase, translating to MRFPLAAAALVLAAVLAAPAAPALDRAAFTPVFRAAGDPVQPACALLNPEGCPVTEAAGTAVRRGPESADPYVFAEWRFRLAPPATGADRRFTLCIVHPDTGAGVIQPRLLSDTSFNGTYAGPAKSAAFTCVNTGQPREAWFEFVLPETPWPDDTALPSLTVTGLPFLTELRVGPPLADADWAEIRAGLPVNVKPMVALSRPMELTTTAGIAVTDQSAATLPGTLEQLAEYAPLAKALGFTSIETYVLWRTVEPGAEGRFDFSYYDAIVDSLTRHGLKWFPLLVVGSAYSLPDWFAESPENVGFVCLEHGLSNPIQSIWSPHHRRHVERVLGALGAHYDGRGVLEAVRLGPSGNFGESQYPAGGNWGLRGQAMHIHIGWWAGDEHARTDFRRWLREKYGDIAALNAAWNGAKHADFDSVTAELPQVMASRRERLDFTAWYTDSMSDWCDWWARETRKHFPNTPLYQSAGGWGFRETGTDYAAQTKSMAPLGGGVRLTNETDSFEQDFYATRMAMSAARLCGARIGSEPASSHTARGVTGRLFNLLSVNGDHFFTYQGNIMNQPPAITAWLETLPVLDTRRPPLIEVAVYYPETMNQLEDAAFRHLHAWGFNPRAREIRRVVDVDYLDEHLIRDGHLDKYRALVFVWAGVIEKDVQEKVDAWMRAGGAVFYPSFPRGDLETVEGDRATARRWARGDTGAGAFLRFKGDMEPPSLYADFVREKLLAQESLHPWTRAAVAADRPEHTFLTVQDDGHLLVLNYADKTSRVTLPDGTPMDTPPFRITRSALPGAGK from the coding sequence ATGAGATTCCCCCTTGCCGCCGCCGCCCTTGTACTTGCCGCCGTTCTCGCCGCCCCGGCGGCACCCGCGCTGGACCGCGCGGCGTTCACCCCCGTCTTCCGCGCCGCGGGGGATCCGGTGCAGCCCGCCTGCGCGCTGCTGAACCCGGAGGGGTGCCCGGTCACCGAGGCCGCCGGGACCGCTGTCCGCCGGGGCCCGGAAAGCGCCGACCCCTATGTGTTCGCCGAGTGGCGGTTCCGCCTGGCCCCGCCCGCCACGGGCGCCGACCGCCGGTTCACCCTGTGCATCGTCCACCCCGACACGGGTGCCGGGGTCATTCAGCCGCGCCTGCTGTCAGACACCTCCTTCAACGGAACCTATGCGGGCCCCGCGAAATCCGCGGCGTTCACCTGCGTGAACACGGGCCAGCCCCGCGAGGCGTGGTTCGAGTTTGTCCTGCCGGAGACCCCGTGGCCCGACGACACCGCCCTCCCCTCCCTGACCGTCACAGGCCTGCCCTTCCTGACGGAACTGCGCGTCGGCCCGCCGCTGGCGGACGCCGACTGGGCGGAGATCCGCGCGGGCCTGCCGGTGAATGTGAAGCCCATGGTCGCGCTGTCGCGGCCCATGGAGCTGACCACCACGGCGGGCATCGCCGTGACGGACCAGAGCGCGGCCACGCTGCCGGGCACGCTGGAGCAGCTCGCGGAATACGCGCCCCTGGCGAAGGCGCTGGGCTTCACGTCCATCGAGACCTATGTCCTCTGGCGGACCGTGGAGCCCGGGGCGGAGGGGCGCTTCGACTTCAGCTATTACGACGCCATCGTGGACTCCCTCACCCGCCACGGGCTGAAATGGTTCCCCCTGCTTGTCGTCGGGTCGGCGTATTCCCTGCCCGACTGGTTCGCGGAGAGCCCCGAAAACGTCGGCTTCGTCTGCCTGGAGCACGGCCTGTCCAACCCCATCCAGAGCATCTGGAGCCCCCACCACCGGCGGCATGTGGAGCGGGTGCTGGGCGCGCTCGGCGCGCACTACGACGGCAGGGGCGTGCTGGAGGCGGTGCGGCTGGGGCCGAGCGGGAACTTCGGCGAGTCGCAGTACCCCGCCGGGGGCAACTGGGGCCTGCGGGGCCAGGCCATGCACATCCACATCGGCTGGTGGGCCGGGGACGAACACGCCCGCACGGACTTCCGCCGCTGGCTCCGGGAGAAGTACGGCGACATCGCCGCGCTGAACGCCGCCTGGAACGGCGCAAAACACGCGGATTTCGACAGCGTCACCGCCGAACTGCCCCAGGTCATGGCGTCGCGCCGGGAGCGGCTCGACTTCACGGCGTGGTACACCGACTCCATGTCCGACTGGTGCGATTGGTGGGCCCGCGAGACGCGCAAACATTTCCCGAACACCCCCCTGTACCAGTCGGCGGGCGGGTGGGGCTTCCGCGAGACGGGCACGGACTATGCCGCCCAGACGAAGAGCATGGCGCCCCTCGGCGGCGGCGTGCGCCTGACCAACGAGACGGACAGCTTCGAGCAGGACTTCTACGCGACGCGCATGGCCATGAGCGCCGCCCGCCTCTGCGGCGCGCGCATCGGGTCGGAGCCCGCCAGCTCCCACACCGCCCGCGGCGTCACGGGGCGCCTCTTCAACCTCCTCTCCGTGAACGGCGACCACTTCTTCACCTATCAGGGCAACATCATGAACCAGCCCCCGGCCATCACGGCGTGGCTGGAGACGCTGCCCGTCCTGGACACGCGCCGCCCGCCCCTGATTGAGGTCGCCGTGTACTACCCCGAGACGATGAACCAGCTCGAGGACGCCGCGTTCCGCCACCTCCACGCCTGGGGCTTCAACCCCCGCGCCCGGGAAATCCGCCGGGTGGTGGACGTGGACTACCTCGACGAGCACCTCATCCGCGACGGGCATCTCGACAAGTACAGGGCGCTGGTTTTCGTGTGGGCCGGCGTCATCGAAAAGGACGTGCAGGAGAAGGTGGACGCCTGGATGCGCGCGGGCGGCGCGGTCTTCTACCCCTCCTTCCCGCGCGGCGACCTGGAAACCGTCGAGGGCGACCGCGCCACCGCCCGGCGCTGGGCCCGCGGCGACACCGGCGCCGGGGCCTTCCTCCGGTTCAAGGGCGACATGGAGCCGCCGTCGCTCTACGCCGACTTCGTGCGGGAGAAGTTGCTGGCGCAGGAAAGCCTCCACCCCTGGACCCGCGCCGCCGTCGCCGCCGACCGCCCCGAGCACACCTTCCTTACCGTGCAGGACGACGGGCACCTGCTCGTCCTGAACTACGCCGACAAAACATCCCGCGTCACCCTCCCCGACGGCACCCCCATGGACACCCCCCCGTTCCGCATCACCCGCTCGGCCCTCCCCGGGGCGGGGAAATAG